In one Sphingobium indicum B90A genomic region, the following are encoded:
- a CDS encoding IS6-like element IS6100 family transposase, which yields MTDFKWRHFQGDVILWAVRWYCRYPISYRDLEEMLAERGISVDHTTIYRWVQCYAPEMEKRLRWFWRRGFDPSWRLDETYVKVRGKWTYLYRAVDKRGDTIDFYLSPTRSAKAAKRFLGKALRGLKHWEKPATLNTDKAPSYGAAITELKREGKLDRETAHRQVKYLNNVIEADHGKLKILIKPVRGFKSIPTAYATIKGFEVMRALRKGQARPWCLQPGIRGEVRLVERAFGIGPSALTEAMGMLNHHFAAAA from the coding sequence ATCCGATCAGCTATCGCGACCTTGAGGAAATGCTGGCGGAACGCGGCATTTCGGTCGACCATACGACGATCTATCGCTGGGTCCAGTGCTACGCCCCGGAGATGGAGAAGCGGCTGCGCTGGTTCTGGCGGCGTGGCTTTGATCCGAGCTGGCGCCTGGATGAAACCTACGTCAAGGTGCGGGGCAAGTGGACCTACCTGTACCGGGCAGTCGACAAGCGGGGCGACACGATCGATTTCTACCTGTCGCCGACCCGCAGCGCCAAGGCAGCGAAGCGGTTCCTGGGCAAGGCCCTGCGAGGCCTGAAGCACTGGGAAAAGCCTGCCACGCTCAATACCGACAAAGCGCCGAGCTATGGTGCAGCGATCACCGAATTGAAGCGCGAAGGAAAGCTGGACCGGGAGACGGCCCACCGGCAGGTGAAGTATCTCAATAACGTGATCGAGGCCGATCACGGAAAGCTCAAGATACTGATCAAGCCGGTGCGCGGTTTCAAATCGATCCCCACGGCCTATGCCACGATCAAGGGATTCGAAGTCATGCGAGCCCTGCGCAAAGGACAGGCTCGCCCCTGGTGCCTGCAGCCCGGCATCAGGGGCGAGGTGCGCCTTGTGGAGAGAGCTTTTGGCATTGGGCCCTCGGCGCTGACGGAGGCCATGGGCATGCTCAACCACCATTTCGCAGCAGCCGCCTGA